A genome region from Chryseobacterium indicum includes the following:
- a CDS encoding nucleoside hydrolase, whose amino-acid sequence MQNKLPFHFDMETADPDDSMTLAVLATHPKVHLASVSVHPGGKDQIGFVKRVLQILDREDVRVGAGTPKSSVSRVSGFYQDWIGKFEDSEADDTAANIMNETLHQFPDCTLLTGAALTNPHALWETGVFFDRWFCQGGFAGDNIVPKEHRLEKFDGKLTCATFNLNGNPLAAEKLLSIPITERRMISKNVCHAAVFTKKDAEILIPFRNENKGLKLFLKAVELKEKALHDTVAALLAIDPSKAVWAEVIPYRQRGEWGSRELKESSGYNSSLITTHIPDFKDLWMVMKP is encoded by the coding sequence ATGCAAAATAAATTACCTTTTCATTTCGATATGGAAACGGCTGATCCTGATGATTCGATGACGTTGGCTGTTTTGGCAACGCATCCCAAGGTTCATCTCGCAAGCGTATCCGTACATCCGGGAGGAAAAGATCAGATAGGATTTGTAAAACGTGTTCTGCAAATTCTGGATAGGGAAGATGTCCGCGTCGGTGCAGGAACTCCAAAATCTTCGGTGAGCCGTGTTTCGGGTTTTTACCAAGACTGGATCGGAAAATTTGAAGACTCAGAAGCGGATGATACCGCAGCAAATATTATGAATGAAACACTTCATCAATTTCCAGATTGTACTTTACTGACGGGAGCAGCACTTACAAATCCGCATGCTTTGTGGGAAACCGGAGTTTTCTTTGATCGCTGGTTTTGTCAGGGCGGTTTTGCAGGCGATAATATAGTTCCAAAAGAACATCGACTGGAAAAATTTGACGGAAAACTTACCTGTGCGACATTCAATCTGAATGGAAATCCATTGGCTGCAGAAAAGCTGCTTTCAATACCCATAACCGAAAGACGAATGATCAGCAAAAATGTTTGTCATGCTGCTGTTTTTACAAAGAAAGATGCAGAAATCCTGATCCCGTTTCGAAATGAAAATAAAGGATTGAAGCTGTTTCTTAAAGCAGTGGAACTCAAAGAAAAGGCACTTCATGATACTGTGGCAGCTTTATTGGCGATAGATCCGTCAAAAGCAGTATGGGCAGAAGTTATTCCTTACAGACAGCGTGGTGAGTGGGGTTCCCGCGAATTAAAAGAAAGTTCCGGATACAACTCATCATTGATTACAACTCATATTCCGGATTTCAAAGATCTGTGGATGGTGATGAAACCTTAA
- a CDS encoding peptidase: MLLAEIKSLLKEDISILIKVPNSAKHYLCDCGEASLLTVKEVQSVSAIFISHTHIDHFSNFDGIFRHQIGSGEKIVICGPKNIHQQIEARLKSYTWNLIDENAIEYEIREIVSKEEINVYKILPPHWNLELIETQNFLFEDEYMNVDFAILDHKTDSIAYLFREKDSVTFNENGLEFKKGKWISELKKAFENNDSDKEIEIEGTVYKASGLFHFLTRNKGYKLGVIMDHAVCEDNYEKIKTVFREADMVYIETFYKDEDQEFAKINYHSFASASGKIMKECEVKEAVPIHFSRRYVESDQLEIETAFYKAFYGN, from the coding sequence ATGTTACTGGCAGAAATAAAAAGTCTATTAAAAGAAGACATCAGTATATTAATAAAAGTCCCGAATTCAGCAAAGCATTATTTGTGTGATTGCGGTGAAGCGAGTTTGCTGACGGTAAAAGAAGTACAGTCCGTTTCGGCAATATTCATCAGTCATACTCATATTGATCACTTTTCCAATTTTGACGGAATTTTCAGACACCAGATTGGAAGCGGAGAAAAAATCGTGATTTGCGGACCGAAAAATATTCATCAGCAGATTGAAGCAAGATTAAAATCTTACACTTGGAATTTAATTGATGAAAATGCAATTGAATATGAGATTAGAGAAATCGTTTCAAAAGAAGAAATTAATGTCTATAAAATTCTTCCTCCACATTGGAATCTGGAATTGATAGAAACCCAGAATTTCCTTTTTGAAGACGAATATATGAATGTTGATTTTGCAATTTTGGATCACAAAACAGATTCCATCGCGTATTTATTCAGAGAAAAAGATTCGGTTACTTTTAATGAAAACGGTTTAGAATTCAAAAAAGGAAAATGGATCAGCGAACTCAAGAAAGCTTTTGAAAACAACGATTCCGACAAAGAAATTGAAATCGAAGGAACAGTTTATAAAGCCTCCGGTTTATTTCACTTTCTGACTCGAAACAAAGGATATAAACTAGGCGTAATTATGGATCACGCAGTCTGCGAAGATAATTATGAAAAGATCAAAACAGTTTTCAGAGAAGCGGATATGGTATATATCGAAACATTCTACAAAGATGAAGATCAGGAATTTGCAAAGATCAACTATCACAGTTTTGCTTCTGCATCAGGAAAAATCATGAAAGAATGTGAAGTAAAAGAAGCAGTTCCTATTCACTTTTCAAGAAGATATGTCGAAAGCGATCAACTGGAAATTGAAACCGCTTTTTATAAAGCATTTTACGGAAATTAA
- a CDS encoding DUF5565 family protein — translation MKKISTLFKKDIHNLGRVINEINPENNWVFDGKAVATQKFDGSACAVINGKLYKRYDAKKGKTAPAGAIPCQEADLITGHHPHWVACDIDKKEDQYFWEGFSALAELGRVEDGTYELIGEKIQGNPENIKGHLLVKHGKNILSLESLDFEFIKSFLSNPENDMEGIVFHHTADNRMCKIRKSDFGVRRISVKELIV, via the coding sequence ATGAAAAAGATAAGTACATTATTCAAAAAAGATATACATAATTTAGGAAGAGTTATTAACGAAATTAATCCTGAAAACAACTGGGTTTTTGATGGGAAAGCTGTTGCTACACAAAAGTTTGATGGTTCTGCATGTGCAGTAATCAACGGTAAATTATACAAAAGATACGATGCCAAAAAAGGAAAAACAGCTCCTGCAGGCGCAATTCCGTGTCAGGAAGCGGATCTTATTACAGGTCATCATCCGCATTGGGTAGCGTGTGATATTGATAAAAAAGAAGATCAATACTTCTGGGAAGGTTTCAGTGCTTTGGCTGAATTGGGCAGGGTGGAAGATGGAACCTACGAACTCATTGGTGAAAAGATACAAGGAAATCCTGAGAATATTAAAGGTCATTTATTGGTAAAACATGGCAAAAATATTCTTAGTTTAGAAAGTCTGGACTTTGAATTTATCAAGAGCTTTTTGAGCAATCCCGAAAATGATATGGAGGGTATTGTTTTCCATCATACTGCTGACAATCGTATGTGTAAGATCAGAAAATCTGACTTTGGTGTACGAAGAATATCAGTAAAAGAACTTATTGTTTAA
- a CDS encoding RNA ligase, Rnl2 family has protein sequence MIFKTYNSIENAYQTRVIDQIRIQGFGDEVFIVQEKVHGANFSFFTDGKEIKIGNRTAFIEKDEKFFNAHQILERYRKNVIEVFEKVKTIFPDVETVVIYGELFGGGYKHKKVESVKDAVKVQKGIEYAPHNEFYAFDIKLNGTTYLDTDMVNQIFEETGFFYAKILFQGTLEDALKFPNVFDSKVPGWLGLPEIENNMCEGTIVKTLKTRYFGNGSRVILKNKNEKWIEKSKVVRKQEKIVQKQISFSEKAQNIWEEIQKYATANRLNNVVSKIGEFEPKMVGKVIGLFAQDILEDFEKDFPKVFETIEKEEQKRINKKLNSLVIDIVKEELISTKV, from the coding sequence ATGATTTTCAAAACATATAACTCAATAGAAAACGCTTACCAGACCCGCGTGATCGATCAGATCAGGATTCAGGGTTTTGGGGATGAGGTTTTCATCGTGCAGGAGAAAGTTCATGGTGCTAATTTCTCTTTCTTTACCGACGGAAAGGAAATTAAAATCGGGAATAGAACTGCTTTCATCGAAAAGGATGAAAAATTCTTCAACGCACATCAGATTTTAGAACGTTACAGAAAAAACGTCATCGAAGTATTCGAAAAAGTGAAAACTATTTTTCCCGATGTAGAAACTGTAGTAATCTACGGTGAATTGTTCGGTGGCGGTTACAAACACAAAAAAGTGGAATCTGTAAAAGATGCGGTAAAAGTTCAGAAAGGCATTGAATATGCACCTCACAACGAATTTTACGCATTCGACATCAAGCTGAACGGAACTACTTATCTTGATACCGATATGGTGAACCAAATTTTCGAAGAAACCGGATTTTTCTATGCAAAAATTCTTTTTCAGGGAACTTTGGAAGATGCTTTGAAGTTTCCGAATGTTTTCGATTCTAAAGTTCCGGGCTGGCTTGGACTTCCTGAAATCGAGAACAATATGTGTGAAGGAACCATTGTGAAAACTTTGAAAACCAGATATTTTGGAAACGGCTCAAGAGTCATTTTAAAAAATAAAAATGAAAAATGGATCGAGAAATCTAAAGTAGTAAGAAAACAGGAAAAAATCGTTCAAAAGCAAATCAGCTTTAGTGAGAAAGCTCAGAATATTTGGGAAGAAATCCAAAAATATGCAACTGCAAACAGGCTAAACAATGTGGTCAGCAAAATTGGCGAATTTGAACCCAAAATGGTTGGTAAAGTCATTGGTCTTTTTGCTCAGGATATTTTAGAAGATTTTGAAAAAGATTTCCCGAAAGTTTTCGAAACCATTGAGAAAGAAGAACAGAAAAGAATCAATAAAAAACTGAATTCTTTAGTGATTGACATCGTAAAAGAAGAATTAATTTCCACAAAAGTATAG
- a CDS encoding DinB family protein has protein sequence MDIFRFIQDLKTHLKLSFDEVDKWFDKDNKTLNFQPSNGGWTVQQILEHIYLTNFYLLILIEKGSRKAMLNYLHLDLNLEIENYRFNQEKFEKVGKYGSFEWIRPEHM, from the coding sequence ATGGACATTTTCAGATTCATTCAGGATCTAAAAACGCATTTGAAGCTCAGTTTTGATGAGGTTGACAAGTGGTTTGATAAAGACAATAAAACGTTGAATTTTCAACCTTCCAATGGAGGTTGGACAGTTCAGCAGATTTTGGAACACATTTATCTAACGAATTTTTATTTACTGATTCTCATTGAAAAAGGATCAAGAAAAGCAATGCTGAATTATCTTCATCTTGATTTGAATCTTGAAATAGAAAATTACCGTTTCAATCAGGAAAAGTTTGAAAAAGTAGGCAAGTATGGATCTTTTGAATGGATAAGACCAGAACACATGTAG
- a CDS encoding cyclic-phosphate processing receiver domain-containing protein yields MEITKRLLFLDDIRYPIEAYHYTKQDIFLRKDWHIVRNYEQFVNRILEKGLPEMISFDHDLADENYLKQDSQEFVEKTGYDCAKWLVEYCMDNYLDLPQFYCHSMNPVGKENIESLLKNFKNL; encoded by the coding sequence ATGGAAATAACAAAAAGATTACTGTTTCTGGACGATATAAGATATCCGATTGAAGCATATCATTATACCAAGCAGGATATTTTCCTCAGAAAAGACTGGCATATCGTTCGAAATTACGAACAGTTTGTCAATAGGATTTTGGAAAAAGGACTTCCCGAAATGATCTCTTTTGACCACGACCTTGCCGATGAAAATTATTTGAAACAGGATTCTCAGGAATTTGTTGAAAAAACAGGCTACGATTGTGCAAAATGGCTGGTAGAATATTGTATGGATAATTATTTGGATTTGCCACAGTTCTATTGCCATTCCATGAATCCTGTCGGAAAGGAAAATATTGAAAGCCTTTTAAAAAACTTTAAAAATTTATAA
- a CDS encoding ATP-grasp domain-containing protein, producing MYFLVQANVYLDPDHYRIFDALDELNIDYSVINIPPTAQKIDFETDRKDVFVYGSVTIARLAKQNTDWFPGSFYGGNHLYEVYSKYYSENLLNNKVSVHKISEELIWKKDELKFIKPYNEAKIFTGKVFNETEWKDFAFEALENQTNRITEDSLVQISEAKRTIKEARLWIVGGQIIDAGYYKFNDHAPFEEKVSEDGLSFANEMIQLFNLEEAFVMDICFTDEGWKIVEINCINSSGFYPNTNVKSIIKALNIYFSN from the coding sequence ATGTATTTTTTAGTTCAGGCTAATGTATATTTAGATCCCGATCATTACAGGATTTTTGATGCTTTGGACGAATTAAATATTGATTACAGCGTAATTAATATTCCTCCAACCGCACAAAAAATTGACTTCGAAACAGACAGAAAAGATGTTTTTGTATACGGTTCGGTGACGATTGCAAGATTGGCAAAGCAAAATACAGATTGGTTTCCCGGTTCTTTCTATGGAGGCAATCATTTGTATGAAGTGTATTCCAAATATTATAGTGAAAACCTTCTTAATAATAAAGTTTCCGTTCATAAAATTTCGGAAGAATTGATTTGGAAAAAAGATGAACTCAAATTCATCAAACCTTACAATGAAGCAAAAATTTTTACAGGAAAAGTATTCAATGAAACGGAATGGAAAGATTTTGCTTTTGAAGCATTGGAAAATCAAACCAACAGAATTACAGAAGATTCTTTGGTTCAGATTTCTGAAGCAAAACGAACGATCAAAGAAGCAAGACTCTGGATTGTTGGCGGACAAATTATTGATGCCGGATATTATAAATTCAATGATCATGCTCCTTTTGAAGAAAAAGTTTCAGAAGACGGATTGAGTTTCGCCAATGAAATGATTCAGCTTTTCAATTTGGAAGAAGCTTTTGTGATGGATATTTGCTTCACAGATGAAGGATGGAAAATTGTTGAAATCAACTGCATCAACAGTTCAGGATTTTATCCGAATACAAACGTGAAAAGTATTATCAAAGCTTTGAATATTTACTTTTCGAATTAA
- a CDS encoding ATP-grasp domain-containing protein, which yields MKTILIINGEKYWQDYFTGFDVVQKKVQTAEFIVKNAELYVIDENGVCKPDVIFWRLGAINPEAKHRNILELIEYSGIPCVNSASTLLIGYERLSMLNRLKKLGLPVIDFNVATNTTQLKNLELQFPFVVKVGNHHGGYGKSLVSTEEQWEELKDLLFIHQDYVTTEKFIDYQYDIRYLAINDKVWAMKRKGKYWKANSLTQQYQLIEPEKEWIEKVKLLQENIKADIVAIDVLETENGEKVIVEYNDIPGLSGFPEDAKLELTGIVKNK from the coding sequence ATGAAAACAATTTTAATCATCAATGGAGAAAAATACTGGCAGGATTATTTTACAGGATTTGATGTGGTTCAGAAAAAAGTTCAGACCGCAGAATTTATCGTAAAAAATGCTGAACTGTATGTTATTGATGAGAATGGAGTCTGCAAACCGGATGTTATTTTCTGGAGATTGGGAGCAATCAATCCTGAAGCAAAACACAGAAACATTTTGGAATTGATTGAATATTCAGGAATTCCATGCGTGAATTCAGCTTCGACATTATTAATAGGTTACGAAAGATTATCCATGTTAAACAGATTGAAAAAACTTGGATTACCTGTGATTGATTTTAATGTCGCAACCAATACAACTCAATTGAAAAATCTGGAACTGCAGTTTCCTTTCGTGGTTAAAGTTGGAAATCATCACGGCGGATACGGAAAAAGTCTGGTTTCAACCGAAGAACAATGGGAAGAACTGAAAGATTTGCTGTTTATTCATCAGGATTATGTGACGACAGAGAAATTTATTGATTATCAATATGACATCCGTTATCTGGCTATCAATGATAAAGTCTGGGCAATGAAAAGAAAAGGGAAATATTGGAAAGCCAATTCTTTAACTCAGCAATATCAACTCATCGAGCCCGAAAAAGAATGGATAGAAAAAGTAAAACTGTTACAGGAAAACATCAAAGCAGATATTGTGGCGATTGATGTTCTGGAAACAGAAAACGGAGAAAAAGTAATTGTAGAATACAACGATATTCCCGGACTTTCAGGATTTCCTGAAGATGCAAAACTGGAATTGACGGGTATTGTAAAAAACAAATAA
- a CDS encoding ribonuclease H-like YkuK family protein produces METQQQVWQNMTGKIFQNSITQLVEEAIIREQANGHRLKVCVGSDSHVYGDAINYATAVVFIREGKGAFTFIRKEREIQTISIKERMLNEVNKSVEIAYAICAVLDAYGVEMEVHADINTDPDFKSNVALRDAMGYILGMGYVFKAKPYAFASSNCADMMV; encoded by the coding sequence ATGGAAACGCAACAACAAGTATGGCAGAACATGACAGGGAAAATTTTCCAAAACTCTATCACACAGCTGGTAGAAGAAGCCATCATCCGCGAACAGGCTAATGGACACCGACTGAAGGTTTGTGTAGGTTCAGACTCCCATGTATACGGGGATGCCATTAATTATGCTACGGCAGTAGTATTTATTCGTGAGGGAAAAGGAGCGTTTACCTTTATCAGAAAAGAAAGAGAAATACAGACTATCAGTATCAAAGAACGTATGCTGAACGAGGTTAACAAATCCGTAGAAATTGCTTACGCCATTTGCGCTGTTCTGGATGCTTATGGAGTGGAAATGGAGGTACATGCAGACATTAATACCGATCCGGATTTCAAATCCAATGTTGCCTTAAGAGACGCAATGGGATATATTCTTGGAATGGGATATGTGTTTAAAGCAAAACCTTACGCCTTCGCAAGTTCCAATTGTGCTGATATGATGGTGTGA
- a CDS encoding tetratricopeptide repeat protein — MNRQKFTDKFLAAFFILAIIKMIGILAQLFHQSFWSVIGTLVIFAVVALIIFGVLMQLEKKEKESNSSGKGRNGGGNFYLEASLFDKIRNKYEELAQKYISEKDYKRAAKVYMNLMKDYYRGAKTLEEGGLYNEAAVIYLKKLKNKSEAANCYEKAKQYKKAIDLYKELEQKEKVGDLYRKMNDAKNANIYYQMVVDDYVNNSQMVKGSLIYRKKMELPEEAQKILLKGWEEDRDAFNCLNNYFANIFDVKKLDQQIQELYQKTPSEKKITYLEAMKHEFKKDPKLQSTTRNIAYEIIAEKVATRSEIVNELKHFNPDDEVILKDISRFKTGRNSMFRN; from the coding sequence ATGAATAGACAGAAATTTACAGACAAATTCTTGGCGGCATTTTTTATTCTCGCCATCATCAAAATGATCGGAATTCTGGCGCAGCTCTTCCATCAGAGTTTTTGGAGTGTAATCGGAACTTTAGTCATTTTTGCTGTGGTTGCGTTGATTATTTTCGGAGTATTGATGCAGTTGGAAAAAAAGGAAAAAGAAAGCAACTCTTCGGGAAAAGGCAGAAACGGAGGGGGAAATTTTTATCTGGAAGCATCCCTTTTCGATAAGATCAGGAATAAATACGAAGAACTGGCCCAAAAATACATCAGCGAAAAAGATTATAAAAGAGCGGCAAAAGTATACATGAACTTGATGAAAGATTACTATCGCGGAGCAAAAACACTGGAAGAAGGAGGTTTATACAATGAAGCGGCAGTAATTTATCTTAAAAAACTGAAGAATAAATCGGAAGCCGCAAACTGCTACGAAAAAGCAAAGCAGTATAAAAAAGCAATCGATTTGTACAAAGAACTCGAACAGAAAGAAAAAGTAGGCGATCTGTACAGGAAAATGAATGATGCCAAAAATGCCAATATCTATTATCAGATGGTGGTGGACGATTATGTAAACAACAGTCAGATGGTAAAAGGTTCTTTAATTTACCGTAAAAAAATGGAATTGCCCGAAGAAGCGCAGAAAATCTTGCTGAAAGGATGGGAAGAAGATCGCGATGCTTTTAACTGTCTCAATAATTATTTTGCCAATATTTTTGATGTGAAAAAACTCGATCAGCAGATTCAGGAACTTTATCAGAAAACACCTTCGGAGAAGAAGATCACCTATCTTGAAGCCATGAAACACGAATTTAAAAAAGATCCGAAACTTCAATCGACCACAAGAAATATCGCCTATGAAATCATCGCCGAAAAAGTAGCAACCCGCTCAGAAATCGTGAATGAACTGAAGCATTTCAATCCGGATGATGAAGTGATTCTGAAAGATATTTCTAGGTTTAAAACGGGAAGAAACAGTATGTTTAGGAATTAA
- a CDS encoding APC family permease, protein MELRIKPFPKNNYPKKGLLIKGSSPLVWLNEMEILGIDLHQVQSFPIPSTEPNILYGCFLVFKNLAPNEIGRNSYFQCVDNRFFIPENTVFYPKVNPEEWQNIDAEYLIMHPEFGLVKLNEEIDWISIIQNPEISEDIVRKPSKGVQIPQKIESFTVEMDDEKVLESLEKPQTEEEWMKNLPFDMKKVMTGNKKEIEKYLKYIEKYPDRAVELGVPLDIMGTSRGDGFGIFKFKNSWLEKLFGKKEEDDFNGKSSGINYRWIFWVVLLMIGLARVFMNLNKNKPEESSGISSGKVQTPDKTMMAPVVAYKSGVTDIDMKIDSMYGKKRRELMKEHMNASLSMSKPGEKSYQEYLKNGGRPLNKIQNDIFKLNDKTDAATDSLKRVYRKKIVKYLAQNEGKIREKIKDSIQKSGSGKPADEGVVKTIMKKKAILVEDSLGRLYGTKEFPQTPPAISTLNAEKSNPEEKSTSFAEIFWLIVAMTGAVGLYSFFVNRKSLNIGGDNIPAGTKIFLMIILVAMLAYIFYPLIEMFGYNWFVWILIIGIVLLLYRLFSEDETIFNSDKDE, encoded by the coding sequence ATGGAACTTAGAATTAAACCTTTTCCGAAAAATAACTACCCCAAAAAAGGACTTTTAATCAAAGGTTCTTCACCGCTTGTATGGCTTAATGAAATGGAAATATTAGGAATAGATTTACATCAAGTTCAGTCGTTCCCGATTCCTTCCACAGAACCGAATATTTTGTACGGATGTTTTTTGGTGTTTAAAAATCTGGCTCCGAACGAAATTGGCAGAAATTCTTATTTTCAATGCGTCGACAATAGATTTTTTATTCCTGAAAATACGGTCTTTTATCCGAAAGTAAATCCTGAAGAGTGGCAGAATATCGATGCGGAATATCTCATCATGCACCCCGAATTTGGTTTGGTTAAATTGAATGAAGAAATCGACTGGATCTCCATCATTCAGAATCCGGAAATCTCGGAAGATATAGTAAGAAAACCCTCGAAAGGAGTTCAGATTCCTCAGAAAATCGAAAGTTTTACCGTTGAAATGGACGATGAAAAAGTTCTGGAATCTCTCGAAAAACCGCAAACCGAAGAAGAATGGATGAAAAATCTTCCCTTTGACATGAAAAAGGTGATGACGGGAAATAAAAAGGAAATCGAAAAATATCTAAAATATATCGAAAAATATCCGGACAGAGCAGTAGAACTTGGCGTTCCGTTAGATATTATGGGAACTTCGAGAGGAGATGGTTTCGGGATTTTTAAATTTAAAAATTCATGGCTCGAAAAACTCTTTGGTAAAAAAGAGGAAGACGATTTTAACGGAAAATCTTCCGGTATAAATTACCGTTGGATATTCTGGGTTGTTCTTTTAATGATCGGATTAGCCAGAGTTTTCATGAATCTTAATAAGAATAAACCTGAAGAATCTTCTGGAATTTCTTCAGGCAAAGTCCAGACTCCGGATAAAACAATGATGGCTCCCGTAGTGGCGTACAAATCAGGAGTTACCGATATTGATATGAAAATCGATTCCATGTACGGAAAAAAGCGGAGAGAACTGATGAAAGAACATATGAATGCCTCTCTAAGCATGAGCAAACCGGGTGAAAAAAGTTATCAGGAATATCTCAAGAATGGAGGAAGACCGCTTAATAAAATTCAGAATGATATTTTTAAGCTGAATGACAAAACAGATGCGGCAACCGATTCATTAAAAAGAGTGTACCGAAAGAAAATTGTAAAATATCTGGCTCAGAATGAAGGAAAAATAAGAGAGAAAATTAAAGATTCCATTCAAAAATCAGGTTCAGGGAAACCTGCCGATGAAGGAGTTGTAAAAACCATTATGAAAAAGAAAGCCATTTTGGTAGAAGATTCATTGGGAAGGCTGTACGGAACGAAAGAATTTCCACAGACTCCGCCTGCTATTTCGACACTGAACGCTGAAAAAAGTAATCCGGAAGAAAAAAGCACCTCTTTTGCTGAGATTTTCTGGCTTATTGTTGCCATGACAGGTGCGGTAGGACTTTATTCTTTCTTCGTCAATAGAAAATCACTGAATATAGGCGGAGACAATATTCCGGCGGGAACTAAGATTTTCTTAATGATTATTCTAGTTGCCATGTTGGCGTATATTTTCTATCCGCTGATCGAAATGTTCGGGTACAACTGGTTTGTATGGATTCTTATTATCGGCATTGTATTGCTTCTTTACCGTCTTTTCAGCGAAGATGAAACTATTTTTAATTCAGACAAAGATGAATAG
- a CDS encoding AAA family ATPase, which produces MTQNIEKLNTVLNHVKETFVGKNDVVDLLGICLLARENAFLYGPPGTAKSAIVRTLAKTVKDGKNFEYLLTRFTEPNEIFGPFDIRKLKEGELLTNTEGMMPEASMVFLDEIFNANSAILNSLLMALNEKIFKRGKETKHLPALMFVGASNVLPEDEALNALFDRFLIRINVDYVHPDLLHQVLLAGRKLENNLETETPEILSHEIKELQDLCKTVDLRPIYEVYLNTIISLRNTGIAISDRRAVKLQNLIAASALICGRNEAILSDLWVLKHIWDTEEQIEILEGIINRTIEKDDHPKSHPQALQNKTPNPEEVMKDVKILVEKWNQGSLSFEEQNVIKDKLRYLQTRCEWIRNPEQKQYIQQEIENLWQKILQTV; this is translated from the coding sequence ATGACTCAAAATATAGAAAAATTAAACACCGTTCTTAACCACGTCAAAGAAACCTTTGTCGGAAAAAATGATGTCGTCGATTTATTGGGAATCTGTCTTCTGGCAAGAGAAAACGCCTTTTTGTATGGACCTCCCGGAACCGCAAAATCTGCCATTGTAAGAACGTTGGCAAAAACCGTGAAAGACGGAAAAAACTTCGAATATTTATTAACCCGTTTCACCGAGCCGAACGAAATTTTCGGTCCTTTTGATATCAGAAAATTAAAAGAAGGAGAATTATTAACCAACACCGAAGGAATGATGCCCGAAGCATCCATGGTTTTTCTGGATGAGATTTTCAATGCCAATTCAGCCATTCTGAATTCCCTGTTGATGGCTTTAAATGAAAAGATTTTTAAAAGAGGAAAAGAAACCAAACATCTTCCTGCGCTCATGTTCGTGGGAGCGAGTAACGTTCTTCCTGAAGACGAAGCATTGAACGCCTTGTTCGACCGTTTTCTGATCAGAATTAATGTAGATTATGTTCATCCCGACCTTCTTCATCAGGTGCTTTTAGCCGGAAGAAAACTGGAAAATAATCTGGAAACAGAAACTCCCGAAATTCTTTCCCACGAAATAAAAGAACTTCAGGATTTGTGTAAAACAGTAGATCTAAGACCCATTTACGAAGTCTATTTAAACACGATCATCAGTCTCCGAAATACAGGAATTGCCATTTCCGACCGTAGAGCCGTAAAATTGCAGAACCTTATCGCGGCAAGTGCTTTAATTTGTGGCAGAAACGAAGCGATTCTATCAGATTTATGGGTGCTGAAACATATTTGGGATACCGAAGAACAGATCGAAATCTTAGAAGGAATCATCAACAGAACGATTGAAAAAGATGACCATCCGAAATCTCATCCGCAGGCATTGCAAAACAAAACGCCGAATCCGGAAGAAGTGATGAAAGACGTAAAAATCTTAGTCGAAAAATGGAATCAGGGATCTTTGAGTTTTGAAGAGCAGAATGTCATTAAAGATAAACTGAGATACCTTCAGACGCGATGCGAGTGGATCAGAAACCCTGAGCAGAAACAGTACATTCAACAGGAAATTGAAAATCTATGGCAAAAGATTCTTCAAACGGTTTAA